One Panulirus ornatus isolate Po-2019 chromosome 20, ASM3632096v1, whole genome shotgun sequence genomic window, gtttttgtcatttttcaaCAAAATGAGCAACAAGTTAACAGTACCTTCTGAAGATTACGAACTGGATATAAATGTGCCGGGGGACGAAGCCACTGAAAGCGACTGTAAGAGTGTCCGTATTTACTGTAGATTTGTTTTCTGAAGGTCATGTTTAGCTGCTTGATATGATAAAAACAGAACACTGGAGAGTGATCAATGAATAGGTCTGGACGGTAACTGTGGTGTAACTGCGAAAGGAAGAGTTACTCGAGGAAAAGAatggaaaataaatgataatgttaCTAGTTGTACATCAGTAGTATCAAGATCCTTATTGTACTCATTCTATTATATAACGGAAGAGTAAATTCTAGTGACGCACGATAAGAATATTGCTTCATTTTCTTATTGTCCTCATATCCTACGAACATAATGTGGCTATGTCTCTTCCATACTGTTTCTGTAATCCTTTGCCTACTTGCGCCTGTTTATCTCAAAACTATTTTGATCCACTATTTACTTCTTACCCATCCGTTCTAATTTCCCTATATTGTCACCAGCTCTTGCACAGCTCTGCATGGCTAAGCTCCTCTACTGTGATTGTTTCCTCCTTATCCTGTTTGGAAAGTGCTCTTACTTGTCCAGCCTCCTGAATCTGGGTACATTCTATTCACTGTACTTTAGATTTAAACCATAAGACCATCGTTTATCTTTACTTCCCGGAATTTGATAGATTTCCTTAAGTAGACAGAAGGCATTTTCTTCCCCTGTTGTCAACTCTGTTTTCATTAATGTTGCAAGGTATTGCTAAAAAAAGTATCCCTTTCAGTTTCTTTGCTGGGATTAGTCACAGATATAATTTGTAGACTTCAACTGATATCCGCGAACATTTATAACCATTCACCAAACCAAGACGAATTAAAATCAGATTTGATATGGACTGTTTTCTATTAGCATATTTCTCACAGACAACGTTTGGTAAATCCTTGGTAAGCACTCTCTGAAAAGAAATATTGACTGATAAATATCAACGTCCTTGCTCGGAGTGAAGGTCGATGATTCCGTCCTTCCCGCTGCAATATTAATGTGAGGGAAAGGTAAATGTCAGTGGAGCTCAGATGTAGTTCACCATATGCCACCCGGGATAGAGATGCCACCACCTCTCAACAAGGGATAGtagagccaccaccatcacctccaaccccTGGGAtagagccaccaccatcacctccaaccccAGGAATAGAGCCGCCACCATCTTCTCTGTCCACCCCTAGATAAAGCCGCCGACACCACAGGatggagccaccaccaccacctccaaccccaGGGCTAgagagccaccaccatcaccttccagCCCCAACGATAAAGCCACCACGACCACCTTCATCGCCAGGGCTAAAGCCACCACGACCACTTCCCACCCTATAGTTagaaccaccgccaccactttcCACCCCCTAAGGataaagccaccaccaccactccaaacAAAGGGATAGAgccactaccatcatccacatCTAAAGagaaagccaccaccaccaccacctccaaccccaTAGttagagccaccaccaccacctcccatcccAGGGTTTGGGTCACAACCAACGCCACTACTTACCACCCCAGGTCTCGAACAATCACTTCTATTCCCAGCAGTAGGCCATATCGACTACCTCTGACCCTTCCCGAGAAGCTTTTAATCTTTCTCCTTCTTGGAGTAAAAAACTTTAACAAGACCATCTCTGATGACTCCTGTTTCTAGTACATTTGGTAGTTTGCTGATGGGCAGTGTCTTTCCAACATAACTCCAGTGGCTCCTCTCTTCAACATAACTCACAGTAACCTAGAAACTATAAATTTGTATCCATAAACAGGTCCATTGTTGACGTCATGGCGGCTGTGGACCATTTTTCTGGTCATGGTTGGAACCCTACAGTTGATGCTGGGACGGATGAGCCTGTCTATGGCTCTGGTATGCATGGCGAGTCCATCTCCTGGCACCACTGACTACAACTCTGACTCTGGCAGTGCCTGGGATTCCAGCCTCATGCCCAATTCTTCAAACTTTACCAATATAGAACCAAGCCAAAGTCCTCAGGCTTTTGTCTCATTGGATCTGCTATTGGAGGATGATAATGCTACCGTGCATCAGGTGAGCTAACTATTTCACCCAAGAGAACACTATCAGAATTTTATGATACTACTTACAAAACACATGAGGCCTTCATGATCTACAAGGCACACATGAAGCCCTCATAAGATCTTAGAGAACATATTAAGCCCTCACCTTAAGTCTCAGAGCACACATGGAGCCCTCATGGTATCTTACAGAGCTTATATGAGGCCCTCATGATATCTTACAGAGCACACATTAAGCCCTTATATTACATGGCACCTAATATCCTTATGATATCTTAAATGCAAAGCCTCAATGATATCTTGCAGAACACAGGGGAAACTCTTACGGACCTGGCAGAGCCATGATAAGGCCCTTGTGTTTCCTGGCAGGGTCATAGTGAGGCCTTTTCAGCATCTAACAGTCATAGTGACACCCTCATGGCATATGGCAAAGCCGTAGCAAGGCTCTAATGGCATATTGCAGAGCTATAGCTATGGTGAGGTTCTCATGGTACATGGCAGAGCCATAGTGAGGCTTTTGTCACACATTGCAGAGTCATGGAGAGAACCTTATGGCTTTTAAAATTCACAGtgatcctcacatggcccctggCAGATCCAGGGTGAAACCTTAATAGCATCTATCAAAATAGTGTCGAGTACCTAATGGTACTCTACAGATAAGACTGTCTCTTAAAGTAACCTACAGAGTAGGCAAGACTCTTATTGCATCTCACTAACTAAGCGAGATCTACATGTCTCACAGAGTAGATGAGAAGCTTAAAAACCTTACAGAGTGGACAAGACCTTTATGGCATCTCACTAACTAGTCAAGATCTACATATCTCACACAGTAGGTGAAATGCTTGAAACACCTCACAGGGTAGGAAAAGACTCTTATGGCACCTCACCTATTAAGCAAGGCCAATATGGCATCTCTCAAAATAGACGAGACCTATGTAACTTTATAATTCATAGAGTAGGTAACATCCTTATGGCACCTTATAAAGCACAGCTGTGACTCGCTTGGCATTTCACCCAGGCAGGTAAGACAAGCATTTCATTGGTTTAAGAAGGGATGGATAATGCAAAGATAATCTTGAAATATAAATGCAGACCACAATTGGAGTTATATATGCTGTTTTGGTGATGAATCATTCACAGGCATTTACCCTGATGAATTAATCCTTAACATTCAAAATTCTGTCTTTTCCCAATTAACTGTCATAACTTAAAAAGTAAGCATCAAGACACCTATGAATTCTGTTAATGATGGCATTTTGAGCACAGAAATATACTAATTATGACCATGATCACACAGTACAACCTTCTTCTCATATCACAGATTCATGGTGATTTCAACTGGAGCAAGACCATTCAAGGCCACCTCCTCTCCAGCTACTTCTATGGCTACACTGTGGGCATGCTTCTAGGAGGGTGGGCATGTGATCGATGGGGTGGCCGCTTTCTCATGCTCTTTAGCCTAGGAATGAATGCTGGTACAAATCTGTTACTGCCATCAGCTGCCCATGCCCACTATGGAGCCCTCCTCACCATTCGGGTGATACAGGGGTTCACAGAGGTGAACAGATCAGTTCCTGCTGTGTGTTGTGATCTTGAAATGTGGCTGATATCTTGTCTTCATTTAGCAGGTTGGGTATTTGTATTTGTTTGAAATGCTTTGCAAGAAGATACTTATCTGACTGCAACAACATAAAGCCCAATCTCAGGAGCTTCTCAAGCTTCTGTCCACCATTACAGGGTTACATGATCCATAAGAGAATCTGAGCCTGACTGATTCCTCCTTCCATGGATAACTTAGGCCTCGGCTTGCCACATAttcatcatctatatatattgaaaatttgATTTTGTCTTAAGGCAAAACCTTTTTATGTCCTTATGAGCTTAACAACCCTTTAATCTCTGTGCaatgttttgtttttcaaacTCAACAGTGTTACTTGATACAGTATCATCAATCCCTACAAATCATTTTCATGTCTTGAGAAACCTCATTAATTCTAGCAAATCATCATCTCATCACTGCAAGTAGGTAATATTTCTTAATTACTACAGGCTCTGGGGCTAAACACCCACCCCTATCTCCTGACTCGCTGGGGGTCACAGAGGGACCTAAGTTTCTTGACTAGTATAGTCTACTCTGGCTTTCCCCTGGGGGTAATGGTGGCACATCCACTCATCTCAACCCTGTGTCTCCATGGCCCCTTAGGTGGTTGGCCTTCTTCCTTCTATGTGATGGGTCTGATGAGTGCCAGCTTTACCCTCACTTGTGCAGTGCTCCTCCAtaactctccttccacacacccgTTCATCTCAGAAACAGAATTAAGGTACTTTTATTCTCCTGTGCCTTCTGGTTCTGCCAGGGCTTCTGGTGCAACACTTATCAATGACTGAATTACACAAACCTTAATGTAGCACATCTCACAGCTTTAGTATTGAGAAAATCATTATGTAAAACAAGAAAATCCAATTTGGTATAATAGCTCTATACGTTCCATAAACTATGTGTGATGCTCTTTATACATTCTATAAGCTATGTGTGTGACCCTTTCTCTATACTGTGTCATTAAAGAATACTTTGCTCCTCtacatctttaaaaaaaaatccataatgcATTGAAACAATTATAATTTGCAATATACTTGGTCCCAGCCAGAAGCCAGCTTGAATGAaaatagaggaaaaaagaatatgatacaCTAAAAGCATTATTTTTGCAGTTGCTACTCCTGACATGTTATCTGCTAAAGTTATCTTGTCATTCAGTACCAGTATTGTATTTCTTGTGAGCAACATAAATTTTCATGTATGGAACATTAAATGCCAgggaaataatcataaaaaagaaaaatgatttgaaGTATCTGAGGCAACTGAAATAAA contains:
- the LOC139755836 gene encoding uncharacterized transporter slc-17.2-like, producing the protein MSNKLTVPSEDYELDINVPGDEATESDCPLLTSWRLWTIFLVMVGTLQLMLGRMSLSMALVCMASPSPGTTDYNSDSGSAWDSSLMPNSSNFTNIEPSQSPQAFVSLDLLLEDDNATVHQIHGDFNWSKTIQGHLLSSYFYGYTVGMLLGGWACDRWGGRFLMLFSLGMNAGTNLLLPSAAHAHYGALLTIRVIQGFTEALGLNTHPYLLTRWGSQRDLSFLTSIVYSGFPLGVMVAHPLISTLCLHGPLGGWPSSFYVMGLMSASFTLTCAVLLHNSPSTHPFISETELRYFHRYGKELDPEVVSRPAPLLMLARSVPVYALLATSFFSTFGYQIFTLHQPVFMRDTFGFSIDQNGLMSSLPWALELPMSPAVGLVVDALKHKMTLTRIKKVFNTLGLILAGMTPVLVVEAPYEWRWLAASTLLLVVVGNCMMFVGGYFYTPIDLAPSFAATLSGMINIFTGINGLLAPILVAHMTPTGSRNEWRKVFWVSAAIHLLGIFTFLIWGSAETLPWATNTNILSKRTSLKDLDETNETSANMLTCNDKSIIEDNASDSE